Proteins from a genomic interval of Nocardioidaceae bacterium:
- a CDS encoding sodium:solute symporter codes for MRLLNATTDEVLLAAEGGGGGGAPNFAVGWIDLSVIIGYLILSRIIPLVFSQRASKKNKEEGGDESEQYFLGGRNFLWPFVGLSLVATNMSGATFVGLAGGAYDQGISIFAYEWMSAVILVIFIFFILPFYLRSKVFTLPEFLENRFDHRSRKAFAGFNLFANMFIDMAAALYAGAILIKAIYPQVPIWVSIAALALLAAVYTVIGGLGAVMISDSIQATITIVGGALVFFFTLEAVGSFENVREAAGDRRMSLILPPGDPDLPWPGLITGVIVIGLYYWTTNQLVVQRSLGAKSLDHGRWGSLLAGFIKLAFLFLFIFPGVMALVLYPNLQNPDTVFPTLVFDLLPVGLRGLILAAVIAAITSTVDSILNSASTIVTMDFVKPVKPDISQQQLVRVGQLSTVGALVVAVVWAPTIAQFDTLYGYLQSVLSYLVPPVVAVFLLGIAVKRINATAAFSTLVIMQPLGALTFVLIEVMGVFETLPVPYPSGLIEFSTFDIPLQFLYVAGMSLTLSVLLLFLISALGETPDTEKTGELTWDNRYWTEETTRLKEQSVPVWANYRVLSVILLLCTAGLVWAYA; via the coding sequence ATGAGGCTGCTGAACGCCACCACGGACGAGGTCCTGCTCGCCGCCGAGGGCGGCGGGGGCGGTGGTGCCCCCAACTTCGCCGTCGGCTGGATCGACCTGTCGGTGATCATCGGCTACCTCATCCTCAGCCGCATCATCCCGCTCGTGTTCTCCCAGCGGGCCTCGAAGAAGAACAAGGAGGAGGGCGGCGACGAGTCCGAGCAGTACTTCCTCGGCGGCCGCAACTTCCTGTGGCCGTTCGTCGGCCTGTCGCTGGTGGCGACCAACATGAGCGGTGCGACGTTCGTCGGCCTGGCCGGCGGGGCGTACGACCAGGGCATCTCGATCTTCGCCTACGAGTGGATGAGCGCGGTCATCCTCGTCATCTTCATCTTCTTCATCCTGCCCTTCTACCTGCGCAGCAAGGTCTTCACGCTGCCGGAGTTCCTCGAGAACCGCTTCGACCACCGCTCCCGCAAGGCATTCGCCGGCTTCAACCTCTTCGCCAACATGTTCATCGACATGGCGGCGGCGCTCTATGCCGGCGCGATCCTCATCAAGGCGATCTACCCGCAGGTGCCGATCTGGGTGTCGATCGCCGCGCTGGCCCTGCTGGCCGCCGTCTACACGGTCATCGGCGGTCTCGGCGCGGTCATGATCTCCGACTCGATCCAGGCGACCATCACGATTGTCGGCGGCGCGCTGGTCTTCTTCTTCACCCTCGAGGCCGTCGGGTCGTTCGAGAACGTGCGCGAGGCCGCCGGCGACCGACGGATGAGCCTGATCCTGCCGCCCGGCGACCCCGACCTCCCGTGGCCCGGGCTGATCACCGGCGTCATCGTGATCGGGCTCTACTACTGGACGACCAACCAGCTCGTCGTGCAGCGCAGCCTCGGGGCGAAGAGCCTGGACCACGGCCGGTGGGGCTCCTTGCTGGCCGGCTTCATCAAGCTCGCGTTCCTGTTCCTGTTCATCTTCCCCGGCGTGATGGCGCTGGTGCTCTACCCGAACCTGCAGAACCCCGACACGGTCTTCCCGACGCTCGTCTTCGACCTGCTGCCGGTGGGGTTGCGAGGGCTGATCCTCGCCGCGGTCATCGCGGCGATCACCTCGACGGTGGACTCGATCCTCAACTCCGCCTCCACCATCGTCACGATGGACTTCGTCAAGCCGGTGAAGCCCGACATCAGCCAGCAGCAGCTCGTCCGCGTGGGACAGCTCTCCACGGTGGGCGCCCTGGTGGTCGCGGTGGTGTGGGCGCCGACGATCGCGCAGTTCGACACGTTGTACGGCTACCTGCAGTCGGTGCTGTCCTACCTGGTGCCGCCCGTGGTGGCCGTGTTCCTGCTCGGCATCGCGGTCAAGCGCATCAACGCGACCGCGGCGTTCAGCACGCTGGTGATCATGCAGCCGCTCGGGGCTCTCACGTTCGTGCTCATCGAGGTGATGGGCGTCTTCGAGACGCTGCCGGTGCCCTACCCGTCGGGGCTGATCGAGTTCTCGACCTTCGACATCCCCCTGCAGTTCCTCTACGTCGCGGGCATGAGTCTGACGTTGTCGGTCCTGCTGTTGTTCCTCATCAGCGCGCTGGGAGAGACGCCGGACACCGAGAAGACCGGTGAGCTCACCTGGGACAACCGCTACTGGACCGAGGAGACGACGCGGCTGAAGGAGCAGTCGGTGCCGGTCTGGGCGAACTACCGGGTGCTCAGCGTGATCCTGCTGCTGTGCACCGCCGGCCTCGTCTGGGCGTACGCCTGA
- a CDS encoding universal stress protein: MPRPTPRFPTRVLLAVDGSASSDLARDHALALVHDTRSELHVLHVGLLSAWTNSKTLNREQRDRVEQEARVMLDAEVAHLRTVDPGLDLHEHVRVGRAVDQILRLRDEIEADLIVLGSRGLNTFTRVLLGSDAESVVRHAPCPVLVVRRDR, translated from the coding sequence ATGCCACGACCGACCCCGAGGTTCCCGACCCGCGTGCTGCTCGCGGTCGACGGTTCCGCCAGTTCCGACCTCGCCCGCGACCACGCGCTCGCCCTGGTGCACGACACGCGCAGCGAGCTCCACGTGCTGCACGTCGGCCTGCTCTCGGCGTGGACGAACTCCAAGACGCTGAACCGCGAGCAACGTGACCGCGTCGAGCAGGAGGCCCGCGTCATGCTCGACGCCGAGGTCGCCCACCTGCGCACGGTCGACCCCGGGTTGGACCTGCACGAGCACGTACGGGTGGGGCGCGCCGTCGACCAGATCCTGCGGCTGCGCGACGAGATCGAGGCCGACCTGATCGTCCTCGGGTCGCGAGGACTGAACACCTTCACCCGGGTGCTGCTCGGCTCCGACGCCGAGTCCGTCGTACGCCATGCGCCGTGCCCGGTGCTCGTCGTCAGGAGGGACCGCTGA
- a CDS encoding magnesium and cobalt transport protein CorA, which produces MLQDNALYRDGARVDVGCDADDLAGVRDRAREGDFTWVGLWEPTTEELAEVERVYDLPSFAVEDALKAHQRPKLEAYEGLQFMVLKTLWYFDERDAVETGEIALFIGADFVVTVRHGEGNPLHDARRRIDQRLRTDARGPSAVVYVVADSVVDGYEAVATELTVDVDEVEAAVFSEERTNDSRRIYTLKREILECRRAVMPLREPIGRLAGGRVQGIDPASSQGFRDVADHVDRVAEIIDSLDDLLSTAFNAHLAMIGVQQNDDMRRLSAAVALVAGPTLIGAVYGMNFTNMPELDWTYGYPYALGLMAVTSLVLLFFFKRSGWF; this is translated from the coding sequence GTGCTCCAGGACAACGCGCTCTACCGCGACGGCGCCCGGGTCGACGTCGGCTGCGATGCCGACGATCTCGCGGGGGTCCGTGACCGTGCGCGCGAGGGCGACTTCACCTGGGTCGGCCTGTGGGAGCCGACCACCGAGGAGCTGGCCGAGGTGGAGCGGGTCTACGACCTGCCGTCCTTCGCGGTCGAGGACGCCCTGAAGGCTCACCAGCGGCCCAAGCTCGAGGCGTACGAGGGTCTGCAGTTCATGGTGCTGAAGACGCTGTGGTACTTCGACGAGCGCGACGCCGTGGAGACCGGTGAGATCGCCCTGTTCATCGGCGCGGACTTCGTGGTGACCGTGCGCCACGGCGAGGGCAACCCGCTGCACGACGCCCGGCGGCGCATCGACCAGCGGCTGCGCACCGACGCCCGGGGGCCCTCGGCCGTGGTCTACGTGGTGGCCGACTCGGTCGTGGACGGCTACGAGGCCGTGGCCACCGAGCTCACCGTCGACGTCGACGAGGTCGAGGCGGCCGTGTTCTCCGAGGAGCGTACGAACGACTCCCGGCGCATCTACACGCTCAAGCGCGAGATCCTGGAGTGCCGACGTGCGGTGATGCCGCTGCGCGAGCCGATCGGCCGCCTCGCGGGCGGGCGGGTCCAGGGCATCGACCCTGCGTCCTCGCAGGGCTTTCGGGACGTCGCGGACCACGTCGACCGGGTCGCGGAGATCATCGACTCGCTCGACGACCTGCTCTCCACGGCGTTCAACGCCCACCTGGCGATGATCGGCGTGCAGCAGAACGACGACATGCGCCGACTGTCGGCGGCCGTGGCGCTGGTGGCCGGACCGACGCTGATCGGGGCGGTGTACGGCATGAACTTCACGAACATGCCCGAGCTCGACTGGACCTACGGCTACCCGTACGCGCTGGGTCTGATGGCGGTGACCTCGCTGGTGCTCCTCTTCTTCTTCAAGCGCTCCGGCTGGTTCTGA
- a CDS encoding MSMEG_4193 family putative phosphomutase: MPTLVLARHGRSTANTGGVLAGRTPGVHLDDTGVEQARAAGSRLAGVPLAAAVSSPLERCRETAAEILGRQAYAGEHDAPPTPVLTGEPGLVECDYGDWSGRKITELTGEDTWKVVQAHPSAAVFPGGEAMADMAHRAVEAVRRHDSRVKEEHGDHAVWLAVSHGDVIKAILADALGLHLDSFQRIMVDTASLSVIRYTATRAFVVSSNTVAGDLTSLYAPPTEGETAAASSDAVVGGETGVRTDETPASPTSEES, from the coding sequence GTGCCCACTCTCGTCCTGGCCCGTCACGGCCGCAGCACCGCCAACACCGGCGGCGTGCTCGCGGGCCGCACCCCGGGGGTCCACCTCGACGACACGGGCGTCGAGCAGGCGCGTGCGGCGGGTTCCCGCCTGGCCGGGGTGCCGTTGGCTGCCGCGGTCAGCTCCCCGCTCGAGCGCTGCCGAGAGACCGCGGCGGAGATCCTCGGCCGCCAGGCGTACGCGGGCGAGCACGACGCGCCCCCGACGCCCGTCCTCACGGGGGAGCCGGGACTCGTGGAGTGCGACTACGGCGACTGGTCGGGCCGCAAGATCACCGAGCTCACCGGCGAGGACACCTGGAAGGTCGTTCAGGCGCATCCCTCGGCCGCGGTCTTCCCCGGTGGCGAGGCCATGGCGGACATGGCGCACCGTGCCGTCGAGGCGGTCCGCCGCCACGACTCCCGCGTCAAGGAGGAGCACGGCGACCACGCGGTGTGGCTCGCGGTCAGCCACGGCGACGTCATCAAGGCGATCCTCGCCGACGCGCTCGGGCTGCACCTCGACAGCTTCCAGCGGATCATGGTCGACACCGCCTCGCTGTCGGTGATCCGCTACACGGCCACCCGCGCCTTCGTCGTGTCCAGCAACACCGTCGCGGGCGACCTGACCTCCCTGTACGCCCCACCCACCGAGGGTGAGACGGCGGCCGCGAGCAGCGACGCGGTCGTCGGCGGCGAGACCGGCGTACGCACCGATGAGACCCCCGCGAGCCCCACGAGCGAGGAGAGCTGA
- a CDS encoding DUF3090 family protein, producing MAPVTHTYDPPERFVAGTVGEPGARTFFLQARAGTRITSVALEKQQVEILGQRVDELLDEVISSSGDDTEAVVPAVTPHELLDDAPLEQPIDEEFRVGTMTLSWEPADARVVLEIFSVAETQVTVLEESEDGTEAEVEVEEGEPGELLLVRLSAGQARAFASRAEKVVSAGRAQCPFCSEPMDPNGHLCVRANGFRRSGGR from the coding sequence ATGGCGCCCGTGACCCACACCTACGACCCTCCGGAGCGGTTCGTGGCCGGCACCGTCGGCGAACCGGGCGCGCGCACGTTCTTCCTGCAGGCCCGCGCGGGTACCCGCATCACCTCGGTGGCCCTGGAGAAGCAGCAGGTCGAGATCCTCGGCCAGCGCGTCGACGAGCTCCTCGACGAGGTCATCAGCTCGTCGGGGGACGACACCGAGGCCGTCGTGCCGGCCGTGACCCCGCACGAGCTGCTCGACGACGCACCGCTGGAGCAGCCCATCGACGAGGAGTTCCGCGTCGGCACGATGACGCTGTCGTGGGAGCCGGCCGACGCCCGCGTCGTGCTCGAGATCTTCTCGGTGGCCGAGACGCAGGTGACGGTGCTCGAGGAGTCCGAGGACGGCACCGAGGCCGAGGTCGAGGTCGAGGAGGGGGAGCCGGGCGAGCTGTTGCTGGTGCGGTTGAGCGCCGGGCAGGCCCGTGCCTTCGCCTCCCGCGCGGAGAAGGTCGTCTCCGCGGGCCGTGCGCAGTGCCCGTTCTGCAGCGAGCCGATGGACCCGAACGGTCACCTGTGCGTCCGCGCGAACGGGTTCCGACGCTCCGGCGGTCGCTGA
- a CDS encoding SCO1664 family protein, translating into MERLLRGELAVLGRIRPASNVAFLGEVETGAGEPVRCIYKPVSGEAPLWDFPHGQLAGRELASFLVSDALGWHVVPPTVLRDGPAGTGMVQEWQDVVLEGHPVDVVPAGAVPPGWHAVFDGFDGAENEVTLVHDDSDALRRIALFDVIANNADRKGSHVLRTAEGRTLGIDHGLTFHHQPKLRTVLWGWADEPLTEAEVDDVAGLLEQLLDPAAPLTEALSALLVDLELQALRGRCQRLLRTRVLPEPGDAWPVIPWPPI; encoded by the coding sequence ATCGAGAGACTCCTGCGGGGAGAGCTCGCGGTGCTGGGTCGCATCCGGCCCGCGTCCAACGTGGCGTTCCTCGGTGAGGTCGAGACCGGGGCGGGCGAGCCCGTCCGCTGCATCTACAAGCCCGTCTCGGGCGAGGCCCCGCTGTGGGACTTCCCGCACGGGCAGCTCGCGGGACGCGAGCTCGCCTCGTTCCTCGTCTCGGACGCGCTGGGCTGGCACGTGGTCCCTCCCACGGTCCTGCGCGACGGTCCCGCGGGCACCGGCATGGTGCAGGAGTGGCAGGACGTGGTGCTCGAGGGACACCCGGTCGACGTCGTACCGGCCGGTGCCGTGCCGCCGGGGTGGCACGCGGTCTTCGACGGCTTCGACGGCGCCGAGAACGAGGTGACCCTGGTCCACGACGACTCCGACGCCCTGCGCCGCATCGCGCTCTTCGACGTCATCGCGAACAACGCCGACCGCAAGGGGAGCCACGTGCTGCGTACGGCCGAGGGGCGCACCCTCGGCATCGACCACGGTCTGACCTTCCACCACCAGCCGAAGCTGCGCACCGTGCTGTGGGGGTGGGCGGACGAGCCGCTGACCGAGGCCGAGGTCGACGACGTCGCGGGCCTGCTCGAGCAGCTGCTCGACCCCGCGGCGCCCCTGACCGAAGCGCTGTCGGCCCTGCTGGTCGACCTCGAGCTGCAGGCCCTGCGCGGTCGGTGCCAGCGGCTGCTGCGCACGCGCGTGCTCCCCGAGCCCGGAGATGCCTGGCCGGTCATCCCCTGGCCGCCGATCTGA
- the mshC gene encoding cysteine--1-D-myo-inosityl 2-amino-2-deoxy-alpha-D-glucopyranoside ligase, whose translation MRAWTSPTFPDQTPWDAADAGPVRLFDTARGEVIATDPGERARLYVCGITPYDSTHLGHAATYVAFDLLVRAWRAAGHEVLYAQNVTDVDDPLFERATRDGVDWRELGESQTDLFRGDMEALRVIAPDHYTSVTEAVPQIVALIEGLEQAGATYTVDGDVYASVTADTAFGAVSGWARERMLEVFPERGGDPDRAGKRDPLDALVWRAHREGEPSWDSPWGPGRPGWHIECSAIAYDHLGGTFDVQAGGSDLVFPHHEMSAGHVQVAHGEPFAKAYAHAGMVALDGEKMSKSLGNLVFVSKLVRAGRDPMAVRLVLLAQHYRSDWEWTEQLLLAAEERLARWRRAVQLDSAPDARATVREVLAAMAEDLDAPRAVAAVDAWTAQALAGDAASGETTSAAGGDVRTLVDACLGVAL comes from the coding sequence ATGCGTGCCTGGACGTCCCCGACCTTCCCCGACCAGACGCCGTGGGACGCCGCCGACGCGGGACCCGTACGCCTCTTCGACACCGCCCGCGGTGAGGTCATCGCCACGGACCCGGGGGAGCGGGCACGGCTCTACGTCTGCGGCATCACGCCGTACGACTCGACCCACCTGGGGCACGCCGCGACCTACGTCGCCTTCGACCTGCTGGTGCGCGCGTGGCGTGCGGCCGGCCACGAGGTCCTCTACGCCCAGAACGTCACCGACGTCGACGACCCGTTGTTCGAGCGGGCGACCCGGGACGGTGTCGACTGGCGCGAGCTGGGGGAGTCCCAGACCGATCTCTTCCGCGGCGACATGGAGGCCCTGCGGGTCATCGCGCCCGACCACTACACCTCGGTCACCGAGGCCGTGCCGCAGATCGTCGCGCTGATCGAGGGCCTGGAGCAGGCAGGGGCGACGTACACGGTCGACGGCGACGTGTACGCCTCCGTCACCGCCGACACGGCCTTCGGTGCGGTCTCGGGGTGGGCCCGGGAGCGCATGCTCGAGGTCTTCCCCGAGCGGGGCGGCGACCCCGACCGGGCGGGCAAGCGCGATCCCCTCGACGCGCTCGTGTGGCGCGCCCACCGCGAGGGCGAGCCTTCCTGGGACTCGCCCTGGGGGCCCGGCCGCCCCGGCTGGCACATCGAGTGCTCCGCGATCGCGTACGACCACCTCGGCGGCACGTTCGACGTGCAGGCCGGCGGGTCCGACCTCGTCTTCCCGCACCACGAGATGAGCGCCGGCCACGTGCAGGTGGCCCACGGGGAGCCGTTCGCCAAGGCGTACGCGCACGCCGGCATGGTCGCCCTCGACGGCGAGAAGATGAGCAAGTCGCTGGGCAACCTCGTCTTCGTCTCGAAGCTGGTCAGAGCGGGGCGGGACCCGATGGCCGTACGCCTCGTGCTCCTCGCGCAGCACTACCGCAGCGACTGGGAGTGGACCGAGCAGCTGCTGCTCGCGGCCGAGGAGCGGCTCGCGCGCTGGCGACGGGCGGTGCAGCTGGACTCCGCCCCGGACGCGCGCGCGACCGTGCGCGAGGTGCTCGCCGCGATGGCCGAGGACCTCGACGCCCCCCGGGCGGTGGCCGCGGTCGACGCGTGGACCGCGCAGGCACTCGCCGGCGACGCAGCGAGCGGCGAGACGACCTCGGCGGCCGGGGGAGACGTACGCACGCTTGTCGACGCCTGCCTCGGCGTCGCCCTCTGA
- a CDS encoding PAC2 family protein produces the protein MIEIEDVGALVDPVLIAAFEGWNDAAESATGVIDHLIDVWGARVVAAIDPEDYYDFQVNRPVVGTEIDGERRLTWPSTQVAVVRPPGSWRDVVLVRGIEPNMRWRGFCAEILETAERLGVELVVTLGALLSDTPHSRPIPVSGTASDPDLAERLKLEQSNYEGPTGIVGVLQDACVRLDIPALSFWAAIPHYVSAPPCPKAVLALIGSLEDVLEVSVPLGELPEDSRAWERGVDELAEEDEEIGDYVRALEENRDTAELPEASGDAIAREFERYLRRRDLDGF, from the coding sequence GTGATCGAGATCGAGGACGTGGGTGCGCTGGTCGATCCGGTGCTCATCGCCGCGTTCGAGGGCTGGAACGACGCCGCGGAGTCCGCCACCGGTGTCATCGACCACCTCATCGACGTCTGGGGCGCCCGGGTCGTCGCGGCGATCGATCCCGAGGACTACTACGACTTCCAGGTCAACCGCCCGGTCGTGGGCACCGAGATCGACGGCGAGCGTCGCCTCACGTGGCCCTCGACGCAGGTGGCGGTCGTCCGCCCACCGGGGTCCTGGCGCGACGTGGTGCTGGTGCGCGGCATCGAGCCCAACATGCGCTGGCGAGGCTTCTGCGCCGAGATCCTCGAGACCGCCGAGCGGCTCGGTGTCGAGCTCGTCGTGACCCTGGGCGCCCTGCTCAGCGACACCCCGCACTCGCGCCCGATCCCGGTCTCCGGCACGGCGTCGGACCCCGACCTCGCCGAGCGCCTGAAGCTCGAGCAGTCCAACTACGAGGGCCCCACCGGCATCGTGGGGGTGCTGCAGGACGCGTGCGTACGCCTCGACATCCCGGCGCTGTCGTTCTGGGCGGCGATCCCCCACTACGTCTCGGCGCCGCCGTGCCCGAAGGCGGTGCTCGCGCTGATCGGCTCGCTCGAGGACGTGCTCGAGGTCAGCGTCCCGCTGGGCGAGCTGCCCGAGGACTCACGCGCCTGGGAGCGCGGCGTCGACGAGCTCGCCGAGGAGGACGAGGAGATCGGCGACTACGTGCGCGCCCTGGAGGAGAACCGCGACACCGCAGAGCTCCCCGAGGCGTCCGGCGACGCGATCGCCCGCGAGTTCGAGCGCTACCTGCGCCGCCGCGACCTCGACGGTTTCTGA